The DNA window TCCAGCGCGCTGGTGTTCAATTCACCTACAGGGCGATTGCCATAGTATTCACCGCTGCGGCAGCATGTGCAATCATCGAGTTTTCGCTGGACTGGAACCCGTATTACAGCTGGGTGATTGACAATACTCAGTTCTTGGCTTGGGGCCATGAACAAGAGCGCGGTGGGATTGTTCGTGCAGAGTGGGCATTTGGACACTCTATTGCATTGGGTTGTTCGTTGGCGATGGCTATCCCTATCGTTCTGGCGTGTGATATTCGGGCGGGCTATCGCGCCATGATGGTAACGGTATTGTTGGCAGGTACTGTCGTTTCCTTTAGTCGATCTGGAATGTTGAGTGCAGTCTTAGCCGTGGTTTTGTCGCTGCTGTTCTATGCCGAGCGGGAGCGGACACGGGGCAAAGTTGCGCTTGTGTTGGTCCTCGGCGGGGTCGCGTGGTTTGCGGTTCCTCAGATCCTTGCCGTGTTTGCCAAAGAGGGCCGCGGCGCGACCATATCTGCTGACTACAGAGTCACGCTTATAGATCTGATTCCATCGATGAATCCGCTCGGTTTGGCGTCAGGATACACAGAGCCATCCCAAGGGGAGTTCTATTTCCAAGGGTTCAAGTCGATTGATAGTACCTTCGTTCTTCTTGGCGTGAGTTTTGGCTATTTGATAGCAGCAATGGCTCTATACGGTTGTGGATGGCTAATCTGGCGGGTCGTTCGCCGTACTTCTATGGCGCCCGCTATAAGTCTGCTAGCTGTCGTTCCAGCGTTGTTTACGGTTGCTCTTATAACCCAGTTCGGGTCTATTGTTTGGTTTTACTTTGGGATGGTCTCATTTCTAGTTTGGGAATCCAGGAATGTACGTTTAGTGGCTTTAAGCGGCGGTATTTTGCACCCCGCGGGACAAGATCGTAAAAATTTCAGTCAACTAAATCCAGAAACCGCAGCGGGAGCAGCAGATGGAAGATAGAAAAAGAGTGCGCGTACTAGTGCTCTGGGCCGATCCCGATGCGGAGAACCTGGGATTGCAGGCCTTAGCCGCCGGCGCACGCTTGGCTGCGACGGAAATCTGGGGACCGTGTGACGTAGTGTTTCATACCCACAACACAGCCGGTACACCGCTCACGAGACTTGCGGCCCAGAGAGATTTGGCAGGCAGGCGTGGTGGAATGACTGAATACTTCAAGACATTTAACGTCATCCTGGACACCGGTGGCGGTGACAGCTTCACCGATATATATGGATTGCGGCGGCTATTGCTAATGAAGTACGTCCGATACGCCGCAAAGAAAGCCCGTAGGCCCGTGGTAATGACGCCTCAGACAGTCGGTCCATTCGAAACTCGTGTCGGTAAGATGGTTGGGAAGTCGATGCTGCGCGGCTGTGCATTCGTTTGCACACGCGATCCTGAGAGTGCTGCTTATGCACGGAAGCTTGGTCGGCAAGCTGATGTCGAGTCGACGGACATGGCGTTCGCTCTAGGAAAGTTGAGGCGAAGCCAGCTATACGATGTAGTAATCAATGTATCCGGTTTGCTTTGGAATCCGAATCCGCATGTCGACTATTTGGGCTACCGGTCAAGTGTAATCGAACTGATCGAAGAGTTGTCTAAGCGCGGACGAAGAATTAGTCTTCTGGCTCACGTCTTGAGTTCGAACTTGATGGATAACGACGTCCCGGCTGTCGAGGCTGCCGCCTCCGCCAGTGGAATCTCTGTCGATGTGTTGATTCCAAGAGATCTTGCGGACGTCCGCCGCATATTGGCCAGTACGGAGGTGCTGATTGGTTCACGGATGCACTCTTCGATCAATGCTTTGGCAGTCGGTACGGTGGCAATACCGTGGTCATACTCCAGAAAGTTCGCGCCGTTGATGGCATCGATTGGTTGGGACTGCACTGTCGACCTAAGGTCGGGTCTCGATCCGGTGGCCGAGACGCTTGGCCTACTGGGAAGCACGAACTTCGGGAATTTGCAGGAGTCAGTCTTGTCAGTCAATGACAGGGCAGACGCTATGATTCGGTCCTTTACCGGTTCGCCGAAATGGTCCTCAATCTCGGATGCCATGAATGGTGCGTCAGTGTGAGTCGCCGAGCGCGCTCGAAGACGAGCGATCTTGAATGTATGCGGTCGTCGGTTGTTGGCCGGGTGGTCGCGCACATCTATCGGCGAGTGCCGTTTCGTTCCAGTGTGCTTAGGATGATAGTGCGGCTGGAGGGGGGAGACATGTATTCGCGGAGCCTAAGAACCGTGCTGGCTCATCATTTCGGTGTTGTTGCAGGCGAATTTAGCTATGGCTCCCTTCTTCAACCAGGCAACGCCGATGAGCGGTCTGTACTTGGCCGCTATGTATCGGTGGGTCCGGGTGTGAGGCGGATAGGAGCCGCTCATCCGCTCGACCATGTAAGTATGCATCCCTTTTGGTATAACGCAAGGCTGGGCTTTGTTGACGATTCGCAAGACGTCGCTCGGACAGGTTGCGTCATTGGTCATGATAGTTGGATTGGTGCCAATTCGATAATTCTGCCGGGTTGTAGGTCAATCGGAGTCGGCGCGGTCATTGGGGCCGGGTCGGTGGTTACCCGGGACGTCCCCGCATTTGCTGTTGTTGCAGGAAACCCAGCGCGCGTGCTGCGCTTTCGGTTCGAACCCGAGCAAGCTGCGCGAATTTTGGATAGCGAGTATTGGACGTTGGATCCCATAGAGGCACGCCGGCTACTCGATTCCTATGCTGCCAATGGCGAAACACCGTAAGGGCCGCGCCGTCATCACATCGAATTCTGCAGGTCCGTCAATGGGATCGCCTCTGCTGATTTCGGTCAGTCGTGTGACGATAATGATCATCGCCCTTGGAACGGCACCCATGATATCGAGGGAGCTTGGACCGGAGGGCCGCGGTGTGTATGCGACGTGCCTGGCTGCATTGAGCCTGTCGCCCGTCGTGGTGGGATTAGGCATTCCGATGGCTGTTCGGCGTTTGGCTTCTGTCGGAGAATTTGCCCCGGTTGTGAGGGTGTGTTATCGGATAGCGGGGCTGCTGGTCAGTCCTGCATTCGCGATTGGCGCTGTCGTTGCAATCTTCCTGCTGCCCGAGATAGCAGGTGTAGATCGAACATTGTTCTTGGTGGCGATGGGTGTGTCTGCGCTGTTCGTTGTCGTTCTTTGCGTGCAGAGCGCGCTGATAGCGAAGCAGCGGTATCGTAGCATTGCGGTCCTGCAGTTTGTTCAGCCCGGTGTAACGGCTTTTTTCGTTATTTTCTTTTGGCTATTCTCGTCATTGTCGATTAGCCATCTTATGTTGGCTTACATTGCTGGAACCGTAACCGCGGTCGCCATTTCGCTTGGCCAGATTCGCGTATCCGTTATAGGCCCACGATTGTCTATGATTTCAATCGGACGTGAGGGAATAAAGTACGCTGGCAGCCAGATCGCGGAGACCGCTAGCAATACAATTGTACTGTTATTCGCCGCAGTCGCGATGGGTGCCCTGCAAACCGGACTACTATCAGTGGCAATGACCTTGGCCGCCATCCCGCTGGCTGGAGGCTATGCCGTTGGCTCTGCAGTCTTTAAAAACATTGCATCTGCGTCGCCCGATAGACTGCAGTATGTTCGAAGGCTTGCGATTCGAACTGCTGTATATGGCGGGTCGGTCATCGCTGTGATCCTCTCGATGGCAACGCCGATAGGAGTTCCGTTCCTTTTTGGAGCAGAATTCAGAGATTCAGTGTCGCCCGCTCTGATCTTGATTTTAGGATCTCCCCTACTCGTAGTGAATTATGTTGCTACTCAGGTTCTGGGAGCAGAGGGGCGCGGTAGGACAATGACTGTGTGTCAGCTCGCGGGAATCCTGGTCTCTCTGGTCGGCCTCTTCACGCTTTCGCCAGCGATGGGGGCAGTCGGTGGCGCCGTCGGTGTCTTGCTTGGATGGACAGTGACTATGGCCGGCAGTTTGGCTGCGCTGCGTGTGGGTCCGTCTGTACTTGTAATCGGTACTCGGGATATCAAAGCTTCATTAAAGCTCTGCCTGAAGGGTACTGTGTAGCCGTTTAATCTGCATCATCGCTGTCAACTTTGACGCGTACGCACAAAAGTCCCCGCTAGGGCACGCAAAGCCTTCATTCCGGATTGTCGTCCGATTCGAATGAGGTTGTAGCCTTTGTATTGGGGAATTCGCTTGCCGGCGACGCGCCGCCCGACGAGTCGTGCCGCAAGTGTCAGCTTACGTTCGGTCTGGAGGGGTTGGACCGCGGAGACGAGATCAAGCTTCAGTGGCGACCTGGTGATTATTCCGTCTCTCTCGGCCGCTTCGAGCAGTTCCTCGCCACGGACGGTGCGTGCGATCGCGACGGATCGACCGTCAGCATTCTCGAACAATGGGTAGCCCTTGCTGTCGACTTCCCAGTAGTCGCCAACTGCTATATCGGAATGCCCACCGGTGCCGTCCACGCAAATTTTGCAGCGCCACTGAACAGTTCGACCGAGGTGGGTCCCCCATGACTGGTCGTATGACATCGTTCTGGTGTCGCCGCTTTCGAGTTTGATCGTGAATTCGCCTGGCCATCCATTTCCGCGGTATCGTAGATGTTCAATATCATCTGCAGGCGCTTCAAGTAACTCTGCTAGCGAATCAGTCGCGAGTTGACTAGGTGTGCCGGCGCAGAAGAAAGACAAAACAATTGGACGCTGGTGGTCCTGCAGTCCGAGCGCGTCCCCAAGCTGCTTGATCGCTGAAGCTTCGCAAGGTTTACCAATCAATGCCGACGTCTGAAAATCGTCAATTTTCAGGTTTGTAAGGTTCGCGACCGGTGCGTACCTCGAACCGGCCGCAGTAAGCGCCTCGTCGCGAGTGGTGATAGTGAGTGGCACAGTTCGACGAGGATCTACTTTTGCTTCGGTACTGGCTACGACGGAACGAATTCTTCCTGTTGAAATTAGCCAGTCGGTCATGGCGGTGAGTACACCTGCGCTGCTGCCGGCTTCACGGATCTCTGGATCATTTGCCCAGGCGACCCAGCTTGACACGTACCCGCCGAAGATATCGCTGTTTTTTAACACTGCAGACTTGCTTGCGGTCATCGTGATTCCCGGGCACATGCTTTTGAAAGTCTTCGCCTCGTCAGCTCCTGTTTGATGGTGGGAATTTGAGCGAGCCACCACCGGACGCATGAAACCGTCGTTGCTTAAAGAAATGCTGACGCGATTGGAAACCAAGGCGCACCCGCCACATCCGCTGCAGTTGTCGTTATCGAGGACTCGCTTAACAGCAGATGCGAGCGGGTC is part of the Rhodococcus sovatensis genome and encodes:
- a CDS encoding polysaccharide pyruvyl transferase family protein yields the protein MEDRKRVRVLVLWADPDAENLGLQALAAGARLAATEIWGPCDVVFHTHNTAGTPLTRLAAQRDLAGRRGGMTEYFKTFNVILDTGGGDSFTDIYGLRRLLLMKYVRYAAKKARRPVVMTPQTVGPFETRVGKMVGKSMLRGCAFVCTRDPESAAYARKLGRQADVESTDMAFALGKLRRSQLYDVVINVSGLLWNPNPHVDYLGYRSSVIELIEELSKRGRRISLLAHVLSSNLMDNDVPAVEAAASASGISVDVLIPRDLADVRRILASTEVLIGSRMHSSINALAVGTVAIPWSYSRKFAPLMASIGWDCTVDLRSGLDPVAETLGLLGSTNFGNLQESVLSVNDRADAMIRSFTGSPKWSSISDAMNGASV
- a CDS encoding Coenzyme F420 hydrogenase/dehydrogenase, beta subunit C-terminal domain, with the translated sequence MVSNRVSISLSNDGFMRPVVARSNSHHQTGADEAKTFKSMCPGITMTASKSAVLKNSDIFGGYVSSWVAWANDPEIREAGSSAGVLTAMTDWLISTGRIRSVVASTEAKVDPRRTVPLTITTRDEALTAAGSRYAPVANLTNLKIDDFQTSALIGKPCEASAIKQLGDALGLQDHQRPIVLSFFCAGTPSQLATDSLAELLEAPADDIEHLRYRGNGWPGEFTIKLESGDTRTMSYDQSWGTHLGRTVQWRCKICVDGTGGHSDIAVGDYWEVDSKGYPLFENADGRSVAIARTVRGEELLEAAERDGIITRSPLKLDLVSAVQPLQTERKLTLAARLVGRRVAGKRIPQYKGYNLIRIGRQSGMKALRALAGTFVRTRQS